A single window of Vigna unguiculata cultivar IT97K-499-35 chromosome 1, ASM411807v1, whole genome shotgun sequence DNA harbors:
- the LOC114174456 gene encoding rhicadhesin receptor-like, translated as MKLAASLLLFTFALVSTTITASDPDPLQDLCVADLASGIKVNGFPCKDGAVNASDFFSDILAKPGATNNTYGSLVTGANVQKIPGLNTLGVSMSRVDYAPGGINPPHTHPRATEIVFVLEGTLDVGFITTANVLISKTITKGEIFVFPKGLVHFQKNNAKEPASALAAFNSQLPGTQSIALTLFTATPPVPDNVLTQAFQIGTKEVEKIKTRLAPKK; from the exons ATGAAGCTCGCAGCCTCGCTTCTACTATTCACTTTTGCTTTGGTGTCAACCACCATCACTGCATCAGATCCTGATCCTCTTCAAGACCTCTGTGTCGCTGACCTTGCCTCAG GTATTAAAGTGAATGGATTCCCCTGCAAAGATGGTGCGGTAAATGCCTCTGATTTCTTCTCAGACATACTAGCGAAACCAGGTGCCACAAACAACACCTATGGGTCGTTGGTGACTGGAGCCAATGTTCAGAAAATCCCAGGACTCAACACCCTTGGTGTATCTATGTCACGAGTTGACTATGCTCCCGGTGGCATCAACCCTCCTCACACGCACCCACGCGCCACCGAGATTGTGTTCGTGCTGGAAGGAACACTCGATGTGGGATTCATAACCACAGCCAATGTGCTCATATCAAAGACCATCACCAAGGGTGAGATTTTTGTGTTCCCAAAAGGCTTAGTTCACTTCCAAAAGAACAATGCAAAGGAACCTGCTTCAGCCCTTGCAGCATTCAACAGTCAATTACCTGGCACACAGTCCATTGCTCTGACCTTGTTTACAGCCACACCACCTGTTCCAGACAATGTCTTGACCCAGGCCTTTCAGATTGGTACCAAGGAGGTTGAGAAAATCAAGACCAGGCTTGCACCTAAGAAATAA